The Actinomycetota bacterium genome has a window encoding:
- a CDS encoding PspA/IM30 family protein, protein MAIFSRLADLLKANINDLIDRAEDPEKMIKQIIIDMEEQLQKAVQGLGTVMASERQMQKQLEESKAQSALWEERAKTALKDSNEELAKQAVDNKLKADENVKQYQKMSDDISSQLGMLRNQVETLKQKLSEARNRQAILLARDKVADARKEVSDSLGSIDSTSAFAKMDKMERKIAEKEAQADAASEISGLDAEINDPFAKIEKDKAADAELQRLKDELLKE, encoded by the coding sequence ATGGCAATCTTTTCAAGACTTGCAGACCTATTAAAGGCAAACATTAACGATCTTATTGACAGGGCGGAAGATCCTGAAAAAATGATCAAACAGATAATTATCGATATGGAAGAACAACTCCAGAAAGCTGTACAAGGCCTTGGAACTGTAATGGCAAGCGAAAGACAGATGCAAAAACAGCTTGAAGAGTCAAAGGCTCAGTCAGCACTTTGGGAAGAAAGAGCAAAAACAGCTCTCAAGGATTCAAATGAAGAACTTGCAAAACAAGCCGTTGATAACAAGCTGAAAGCAGATGAAAATGTAAAACAATACCAGAAGATGAGTGATGATATTTCGTCCCAGCTTGGCATGTTGAGAAACCAGGTGGAAACCCTCAAACAGAAACTTTCTGAAGCAAGAAACAGACAGGCAATACTTCTTGCAAGAGATAAAGTGGCTGATGCCAGAAAAGAAGTTTCGGATTCGCTGGGCAGTATTGACAGTACAAGTGCATTTGCCAAGATGGATAAAATGGAGAGAAAAATAGCTGAAAAAGAGGCACAGGCGGATGCAGCTTCTGAAATTTCCGGACTTGATGCTGAAATAAACGATCCTTTTGCCAAAATAGAAAAAGACAAGGCGGCAGACGCAGAACTTCAAAGATTAAAAGATGAGCTTTTAAAGGAATAG